The Argentina anserina chromosome 3, drPotAnse1.1, whole genome shotgun sequence genome includes a region encoding these proteins:
- the LOC126788480 gene encoding mitochondrial zinc maintenance protein 1, mitochondrial, protein MARAEAVNAYRSLLRATRKSFAGDTVMLKGSAAEVRQKFEENRGVTSEAEIQRLLGEAREASSFISTMIVQAKLNSRGGYEVKPEKVHAGATLEIPSEAILNKS, encoded by the exons ATGGCGAGAGCAGAAGCAGTGAACGCGTACAGATCGCTTCTGAGAGCGACCCGGAAATCGTTCGCCGGAGATACGGTGATGCTCAAGGGCTCGGCAGCGGAGGTCCGACAGAAATTCGAAGAGAATAGGGGCGTGACGTCGGAGGCGGAGATCCAAAGACTCCTCGGCGAGGCACGCGAGGCCTCCTCCTTCATCTCCACCATGATCGTCCAGGCCAAGCTCAACTCCCGCGGCGGCTACG AAGTGAAGCCGGAAAAGGTGCATGCCGGAGCTACGCTTGAGATTCCTTCCGAGGCAATCCTTAACAAATCTTAA
- the LOC126787021 gene encoding F-box/kelch-repeat protein At3g06240-like, with protein sequence MSDYLQEPIIEKILLSLPPRSLIKCTTVCKSWLALIKSSTFIQTHLRHTIQDNNSRLLLLKVVSKSEESSKSYSLLWRDPVSGECNLMDPITFIIDYERNISAQSLSVIGTYNGLVCLGPRVVDDFPVLFWNLSIRSILILPTSPTPYSIFKRYAFGYDSRTNDYKVLLIRFVTPPLFDCTDFVNVNGCPHWSGNQVGDNSIMSFDMVSEVFIKIQVPEALGARQAGVQNMGTVLPWLQRKYHLTSTFGTGRVGNFEISSGMCCYFMDSIVESILLPDHANVISFRIQSSDHE encoded by the exons ATGTCGGACTACCTACAGGAACCCATCATAGAGAAAATCCTTCTCAGCTTGCCCCCCAGGAGTTTGATAAAATGCACAACAGTTTGCAAGTCATGGTTGGCTCTGATCAAGTCCTCCACCTTCATTCAGACCCACCTCCGCCATACCATCCAAGACAACAACTCTCGCCTCCTTCTACTTAAAGTCGTCTCCAAGAGTGAGGAGAGTAGCAAGTCTTACTCTCTGCTCTGGCGTGACCCTGTTTCTGGTGAGTGCAACCTTATGGACCCTATTACATTCATTATAGATTATGAAAGAAATATTTCAGCTCAGAGTCTGTCAGTCATTGGGACTTATAACGGTCTTGTGTGCCTTGGTCCAAGGGTAGTTGATGATTTCCCTGTTCTATTTTGGAACCTGTCTATTAGAAGCATTTTGATTTTGCCCACATCACCAACCCCTTATAGCATATTCAAGAGATATGCTTTTGGTTACGATTCGCGTACCAATGACTATAAGGTGTTACTGATTC GGTTTGTGACTCCTCCTTTGTTTGATTGTACTGATTTTGTCAATGTCAATGGCTGTCCACATTGGTCTGGTAACCAAGTCGGGGATAACTCCATCATGTCGTTTGATATGGTTAGTGAAGTGTTTATCAAGATCCAGGTGCCTGAAGCTTTGGGGGCCAGACAAGCTGGTGTACAAAATATGGGGACTGTCTTGCCGTGGCTACAGAGAAAATATCATCTGACATCAACATTTGG GACTGGTCGAGtaggaaattttgaaattagcAGTGGAATGTGCTGCTACTTCATGGATTCTATTGTAGAGAGCATTCTCTTACCTGATCATGCCAATGTTATTTC ATTTAGGATACAGAGCAGTGATCACGAGTAA
- the LOC126787020 gene encoding F-box/kelch-repeat protein At3g06240-like, translating to MSDDLPEASLEKILLSLPTKSLMKCTAVCKSWLSLIKSSTFIHTHLNRSIQDNNSRLFLLYAHNYRDRISKSYSMLWPDPVFGDCKPKLNPITYNGGTIVYKGSHVSPQCLVVVGTCNGLVCLAPRPGDESPVVIWNPSIRSIVICPSKPHNEDPKYAFGYDSRTNDHKVLKIMRAVDVSNNKIEIRGDNYSLATGMWKRVLLLFLDNFIMSFDMVSEVFCKMNVPEALGEQECRCTKYGDCLSMVATADRSFEFNIWVMKEYGVAESWTKITLRHERNLRTRELMCCRSEQLVFGIYGPNMYAVDCRTGQGLDKSFISKKKMGGLKP from the exons ATGTCGGACGACCTACCGGAAGCCAGCCTAGAGAAAATCCTCCTCAGCTTGCCAACCAAGAGTTTGATGAAATGCACAGCAGTTTGCAAGTCATGGTTGTCTCTCATCAAGTCCTCCACCTTCATTCACACCCACCTTAACCGCAGCATCCAAGACAACAACTCTCGCCTCTTTCTACTATATGCACACAACTACAGGGATAGGATTAGCAAGTCTTACTCTATGCTTTGGCCGGACCCTGTTTTTGGTGACTGCAAACCTAAGCTTAACCCTATTACTTACAACGGGGGAACTATTGTCTATAAAGGAAGTCATGTTTCACCTCAGTGTCTAGTAGTCGTTGGTACTTGTAACGGTCTCGTATGCCTTGCTCCTCGTCCTGGTGATGAGTCCCCTGTTGTGATTTGGAACCCATCTATAAGAAGCATTGTGATTTGTCCCAGCAAACCACATAATGAGGATCCTAAATATGCTTTTGGTTATGATTCACGTACCAACGACCATAAAGTGTTGAAAATTATGAGAGCCGTTGATGTTTCTAACAATAAGATTGAGATTCGAGGTGACAATTACTCGTTAGCTACGGGCATGTGGAAGAGAGTGTTGCTTCTATTCCT GGACAATTTCATCATGTCGTTTGATATGGTCAGTGAAGTGTTTTGCAAGATGAATGTGCCTGAAGCTTTGGGGGAACAAGAATGCAGGTGTACAAAATATGGGGATTGTCTTTCCATGGTGGCTACTGCAGATAGATCATTTGAATTCAACATTTGGGTGATGAAAGAGTATGGCGTTGCGGAATCATGGACGAAGATAACCTTACGGCATGAGAGAAATCTTAGAACGAGGGAATTGATGTGTTGTAGAAGTGAACAACTCGTGTTTGGGATATATGGGCCAAATATGTACGCCGTAGATTGTAGGACTGGTCAG GGTTTAGATAAATCATTTATATCTAAGAAAAAGATGGGAGGGTTGAAACCCTAG
- the LOC126785828 gene encoding actin-related protein 4 codes for MYGGDEVSAIVIDLGSHTCKAGYAGEDAPKAVFPSVVGSIDQMEVEETENSGSADPKSDADKAKAKRKLYVGSQALGYRRDHMEVLSPIKDGVVVDWDAVESIWDHAFRDCLLVDPKEHPMLLAEPSFNSQQQRERTAELMFEKYKVPALFMAKNAVLTSFASGRATSLVVDSGGGSTTVAPVHDGYVLQKAVSSSPIGGDFLTDCLTKSLESKGMTIKPRYSFKRKETRPGEFQVVDVDFPNTTESYKLYSKRIIASDIKECVCRAPDTPYDESSYSNIPMTSYELPDGQTIEIGSDRFKIPDVLFNPSLAQTIPGMENFAEVSPSLRGLPQMVIDSINKCDVDIRRELFSSILLAGGTASMQQLKERLEKDLLEESPQAARVKVLASGNATERRFSVWIGGSILASLGSFQQMWFSKAEYEEHGASFVQRKCP; via the exons ATGTACGGCGGCG ATGAGGTGTCGGCCATCGTAATCGACCTcggctcccacacttgcaaggcCGGCTACGCCGGCGAAGATGCGCCCAAGGCTGTTTTCCCATCC GTTGTTGGGTCAATTGATCAAATGGAAGTTGAGGAAACTGAAAACTCTGGATCTGCTGATCCCAAAAGTGATGCTGACAAGGCCAAGGCAAAACGGAAACTATATGTAGGGTCTCAAGCTTTAGGGTATCGCCGGGATCATATGGAG GTGTTGTCCCCCATAAAGGATGGAGTTGTTGTTGACTGGGATGCTGTGGAGAGCATATgggatcatgcatttag GGACTGCCTATTGGTTGATCCCAAAGAGCACCCGATGCTACTTGCGGAGCCATCTTTTAACTCCCAGCAACAGAGAGAAAG GACAGCAGAGCTCATGTTTGAAAAGTACAAAGTTCCTGCTTTGTTTATGGCCAAGAATGCT GTTCTCACATCTTTTGCATCTGGCCGTGCTACATCCTTAGTAGTTGACAG TGGCGGAGGATCAACTACAGTTGCTCCAGTCCATGATGGTTATGTTCTCCAAAAG GCTGTGTCATCCTCTCCTATTGGAGGAGATTTTCTTACTGATTGTCTGACTAAAAGTTTGGAAAGTAAAGGAATGACA ATCAAACCCAGATATTCTTTCAAGAGGAAGGAAACACGACCCGGAGAGTTTCAG GTTGTAGATGTTGATTTTCCAAACACCACAGAGAGCTACAAGCTCTATTCCAAG AGGATAATTGCTAGTGATATCAAGGAATGTGTGTGCAGAGCACCTGACACTCCATATGATG AAAGCTCGTATTCAAACATTCCAATGACCTCTTATGAGCTTCCTGATGGCCA GACAATTGAAATTGGATCTGATAGATTCAAGATCCCTGATGTACTATTTAACCCATCCTTAGCTCAG ACGATTCCTGGTATGGAGAATTTTGCAGAGGTTTCTCCTTCCCTTCGTGGATTACCTCAAATG GTTATAGACAGCATAAACAAGTGTGATGTGGACATCCGTCGTGAATTATTTAGTAGTATACTG CTTGCTGGTGGCACAGCGTCGATGCAACAACTAAAGGAACGCCTTGAGAAAGACTTGCTGGAG GAGTCTCCCCAAGCTGCTAGAGTGAAAGTCTTGGCAAGTGGAAATGCAACCGAAAGGCGATTCAG TGTCTGGATAGGTGGCAGTATATTGGCTTCTCTTGGTTCATTCCAGCAAATGTGGTTCTCCAAGGCTGA GTACGAGGAGCACGGGGCTTCTTTTGTACAGAGAAAATGCCCATGA